One genomic region from Thermoleptolyngbya sichuanensis A183 encodes:
- a CDS encoding CoA-acylating methylmalonate-semialdehyde dehydrogenase — protein sequence MAEQLQNYINGQWCASAATDYLDVVNPATCEVLAKVPLSPAHEVDDAAQAAAAAFQTWRRVPAGDRIQYLFKLKSLLEENLDDLSRTITLECGKIYAEARAEMQRAIENVEVACGIPMLMQGDVSEDIARGIDEFMIRQPLGVCAAIAPFNFPGMIPFWFLPYAIACGNTYILKPSEKVPLTLQKVMRLIEQTGLPPGVVNLVNGAKEAVDAILDHPAIRGISFVGSSPVAKYVYSRAAANGKRVQCQGGAKNPIIVLPDADLDSTIRIAADSAFGCAGQRCLAASLMVTVGRAREPFTEAMAEAAKSRVVGFGLDQGVQMGPVINLQSRDRISDLIQQGIDEGATPLIDGRNPKISGYESGSFVRPTLLQDVRPDSRIAQTEIFGPVLGLLHVDTIEEAIALVNSGHWGNMACLFTSSGAAARKFRHEAEAGNIGINIGVAAPMAFFPFSGWKESFFGDLHGQGKHAVEFFTQTKVVVERWFQDWTRQF from the coding sequence ATGGCAGAGCAATTGCAGAACTATATCAATGGACAGTGGTGCGCGTCGGCAGCGACCGACTATTTAGATGTGGTGAATCCTGCCACCTGTGAGGTGCTGGCGAAAGTGCCCCTGTCGCCCGCCCATGAGGTGGATGACGCGGCTCAGGCAGCAGCAGCGGCGTTTCAAACCTGGCGGCGCGTGCCAGCGGGCGATCGCATTCAGTATTTGTTCAAGCTCAAGAGCCTGCTCGAAGAGAACCTGGATGACCTGTCGCGGACGATTACGCTAGAGTGCGGCAAGATCTATGCCGAAGCCAGAGCCGAGATGCAGCGGGCGATTGAAAACGTCGAAGTGGCCTGCGGCATTCCCATGCTGATGCAGGGCGATGTGTCGGAAGACATTGCGCGAGGCATTGATGAATTCATGATTCGCCAGCCGCTGGGCGTTTGTGCGGCGATCGCCCCGTTTAACTTTCCTGGCATGATTCCCTTTTGGTTTCTGCCCTATGCGATCGCCTGCGGCAATACCTACATCCTGAAGCCGTCGGAAAAAGTGCCCCTGACGCTGCAAAAGGTGATGCGGCTGATCGAGCAAACGGGCTTACCGCCCGGTGTGGTGAATCTGGTCAATGGCGCAAAAGAAGCCGTCGATGCGATTTTGGACCATCCCGCGATTCGCGGCATTAGCTTCGTTGGCTCGTCGCCCGTGGCGAAATACGTCTACAGTCGGGCGGCGGCGAACGGCAAGCGGGTGCAGTGTCAGGGTGGCGCAAAGAACCCGATCATCGTGCTGCCGGATGCCGACCTAGATTCCACCATTCGGATCGCCGCAGACAGCGCCTTTGGCTGTGCCGGACAGCGCTGCCTAGCCGCGTCGCTGATGGTGACGGTGGGGCGGGCGCGGGAACCCTTCACCGAGGCAATGGCAGAAGCGGCCAAGTCTCGCGTGGTGGGCTTCGGGCTAGATCAGGGCGTGCAGATGGGCCCGGTGATTAATCTACAAAGCCGCGATCGCATTTCTGACCTGATCCAGCAGGGCATCGACGAAGGCGCAACGCCGCTGATCGACGGGCGCAATCCCAAAATTTCTGGCTACGAATCCGGCAGTTTCGTCCGCCCGACGCTGCTGCAAGACGTGCGCCCCGACAGCCGCATCGCCCAGACGGAGATTTTTGGCCCGGTGCTGGGGCTACTGCATGTAGACACGATCGAGGAGGCGATCGCCCTGGTTAACAGCGGCCACTGGGGCAACATGGCGTGCCTGTTCACCAGCAGCGGCGCGGCCGCCCGCAAGTTTCGCCATGAAGCCGAAGCGGGCAACATTGGCATCAATATCGGCGTGGCCGCACCGATGGCCTTTTTCCCCTTCAGCGGCTGGAAGGAGAGCTTCTTTGGCGATTTGCACGGCCAGGGCAAGCACGCGGTCGAGTTTTTCACCCAGACCAAGGTCGTCGTCGAGCGCTGGTTTCAGGACTGGACGCGCCAGTTCTAG
- a CDS encoding DUF29 domain-containing protein: MPSNLYETDFYAWTLEQSNLLKEGDFKHLDITNLVEEIESLGKQQRQELRNRLGVLIGHLLKWDYQPEKRSKSWRVSIREQRREILQLLKENPSLKPYLSQAIADAYEAGKDLVVKETPLDYGNLPESCPYTFEQLFDPNFPTDLNPA; the protein is encoded by the coding sequence ATGCCATCCAATCTCTATGAAACCGATTTTTACGCTTGGACGTTAGAACAGTCGAATCTGCTCAAGGAGGGGGATTTTAAGCATCTCGATATTACCAATTTGGTGGAGGAAATTGAGTCTTTGGGAAAACAACAGCGTCAGGAACTTAGAAATCGACTCGGTGTTTTGATTGGGCACCTGTTGAAGTGGGACTATCAACCCGAAAAGCGTAGTAAAAGCTGGCGAGTAAGCATTCGTGAGCAGCGGCGAGAAATTTTGCAACTCCTGAAGGAAAACCCTAGCCTCAAGCCCTATCTATCACAGGCGATCGCCGATGCCTATGAAGCTGGCAAGGATTTAGTGGTGAAGGAAACTCCTTTGGATTATGGAAATTTGCCTGAGAGTTGCCCCTACACATTTGAACAACTGTTTGACCCGAATTTTCCCACGGATTTGAACCCTGCTTGA
- a CDS encoding SH3 domain-containing protein: MKLSLTPGIANGIAKFLTSTALTLAFIALAPLAALAEMATLTASPGSRINVRDLPSTTAPIRHYGLPGDRVEIITSVNSSSDGRLWYQVLFPRTGARGWVRGDLVRPDSSAPPSSFEPQRVSFAPGSSAATVGGRVQGSQVRDYILNARAGQTMSTSITGTSPFLQVIVMQPNSRTLYTGSGNWSGVLPASGDYYVRVRIVPEEQANASGEYSLTISIR; this comes from the coding sequence ATGAAGCTTTCACTCACCCCCGGTATTGCGAACGGTATTGCGAAGTTTTTGACCTCGACTGCCCTGACGCTGGCATTCATAGCCCTCGCTCCGTTGGCGGCTCTGGCAGAAATGGCCACGCTGACCGCCAGCCCCGGCAGCCGCATCAACGTGCGCGATTTGCCCTCGACCACGGCCCCCATCCGGCATTACGGACTTCCGGGCGATCGCGTCGAAATCATCACCTCCGTCAACTCCAGTTCTGACGGCCGCCTCTGGTATCAGGTGCTATTCCCTCGAACCGGTGCGCGGGGCTGGGTGCGCGGTGATCTGGTTCGCCCCGATTCTTCCGCACCGCCGTCCTCCTTCGAGCCGCAGCGGGTTTCCTTCGCCCCCGGTTCATCGGCGGCCACCGTCGGCGGTCGCGTGCAGGGCAGCCAAGTGCGCGACTACATCCTCAACGCCCGCGCCGGACAAACCATGTCCACCAGCATCACAGGCACCTCGCCGTTTCTGCAAGTCATCGTGATGCAGCCCAATAGCCGCACGCTCTATACGGGCAGCGGCAACTGGTCGGGCGTGCTGCCTGCCAGCGGCGACTACTACGTGCGCGTGCGGATTGTGCCCGAAGAACAGGCCAATGCCTCCGGCGAATATAGCCTGACCATCAGCATTCGATAA
- the cbiB gene encoding adenosylcobinamide-phosphate synthase CbiB, with translation MNFLENPALPLAIAALLDFLIGDPWNWLHPVQVMGWAIGRYSHWVQDGLHLTTEPESVQQRVVWQRAAGVLLAIALVLGSGFVGWLIVDFSRTVHPFLGLAIESILLASCFAGRSLRDAAADVLRPLAAGHLPEARSHLSRYVGRDTESLPESEILRAVLETVTENATDGVTAPLFWAIAGSVTPLGPVPLALGYKAASTLDSMVGYRAAPYTYLGWASARLDDLLTWLPCRLTVVTIALLSGRPRHVLERCRRDAPQDPSPNAGWSECAYAAALDVQVGGQNTYRGNLTHKPLLADPVRPITPERIQQALSLTRRIFLLWLAGAIALHSLSGLRPLLS, from the coding sequence GTGAATTTTTTGGAAAACCCTGCCCTGCCGCTGGCGATCGCCGCCCTGCTGGACTTTTTGATTGGCGACCCGTGGAACTGGCTGCATCCGGTGCAGGTGATGGGCTGGGCCATCGGTCGCTATAGCCACTGGGTGCAGGACGGGCTGCATCTGACGACGGAGCCAGAATCCGTGCAGCAACGGGTGGTCTGGCAGCGGGCGGCAGGGGTTTTGCTGGCGATCGCCCTCGTCCTCGGCAGCGGCTTTGTTGGCTGGCTCATCGTTGACTTCAGTCGCACGGTTCATCCATTCCTGGGACTGGCGATCGAATCGATCCTGCTGGCCAGTTGCTTTGCAGGGCGCAGCCTGCGCGATGCGGCAGCAGACGTGCTGCGTCCCCTAGCAGCGGGCCACTTACCCGAAGCGCGATCGCACCTCAGCCGCTACGTAGGGCGCGATACAGAAAGCCTGCCAGAATCCGAAATTCTCCGCGCCGTGCTGGAAACCGTGACCGAAAACGCCACCGACGGCGTAACGGCTCCGCTGTTTTGGGCGATCGCCGGATCGGTTACCCCCCTTGGCCCCGTGCCGCTAGCCCTGGGCTACAAAGCCGCCAGCACCCTCGACTCGATGGTGGGCTATAGAGCCGCCCCCTACACATACTTGGGCTGGGCCAGCGCTCGCCTGGATGACCTGCTGACCTGGCTACCCTGTCGCCTCACGGTGGTGACGATTGCGCTGCTCTCTGGCAGACCCCGCCATGTGCTAGAGCGCTGCCGCCGCGATGCCCCCCAGGACCCCAGCCCCAACGCCGGATGGAGCGAATGCGCCTATGCCGCTGCGCTGGATGTGCAGGTCGGCGGACAAAACACCTATCGCGGCAACCTCACCCACAAGCCGCTGTTGGCAGATCCCGTGCGTCCCATCACGCCTGAACGCATCCAGCAAGCCCTGAGCCTGACTCGCCGCATTTTCTTACTCTGGCTTGCCGGGGCGATCGCCCTCCACTCCCTATCCGGCTTGCGCCCGCTGCTATCCTGA
- a CDS encoding Eco57I restriction-modification methylase domain-containing protein — MQLNRQRAQKYLQKFDLASLFIEELGWDTVDRIVLPFEIDGHFFEVVSIAQKRGFIVYQCLTPEIPARPLRMKLDCQLTDYSKSHLLVLGDEGKTQQEWLWLKPELGKSPKVRSHSYKVGQNSEPLLQKLEALIVDIQEEASLTHVDVAQKVKQGFDVERVTKQFFQDFEGLHQRFCLEIEGIDSESDRRWYASVLLNRLMFVYFLQRRYFLDNGDASYLQNKLKACQQEGRNFYQFLQDLFFVGFAEPEYLRDPVIQQRIGKICYLNGGLFLRHTIEQKYPQIQISDRAFSQVFDLFSRYSWHLDDRPDKDPLEINPDVLGYIFEKYINQKEFGAYYTRPEITEYLCDRTINKLILDRLTPLSPLGRGAGGEGVSSVLSPPEKGAGREGLLPLLATLDMNQCDRLLNEILPNLTLLDPACGSGAFLIAAMKTLIQIYQRVVDRVKSFPESSASENIQKWLKEAAKHSSPEYYIKKRIITDNLYGVDIMEEATEIAKLRLFLALVSSAKRVEDLEPLPNIDFNIMAGNSLIGLIRVDAEGFDRLSTPPSQKGRGAGSEVIFQGNLLQTLAASAYQQILQDKNRTIALYKKHAFQNNNEELPQETRLLQLRDHIDKLNRESQSKLNQLLLDEFSTKLGIRYEQAQLTGKPQKRPLTLADIDILEPFHWGYHFDTVFARGGFDAIITNPPWEVFQTDEKEFFQKYNSLIRKKKLDIKSWEKQRDQLLKDEEIAKAWLSYCSQFPHVSQYFKKADQYTNQRSEVDGRSVARKINLYSLFVEQCYNLLREGGECGIVIPSGIYTDLGTKQLREMLFSQTQITGLFCFENRKTIFEGVHRSFKFVILSFAKGGQTQAFPVRFMRHEVAELGEFPAPDDIYLDVPFIRKLSPDSLSIMEFKESIDIAIAQKMLQFPLLGEAIEGTWNLKLRQEFNMTSDSYLFKTEPAPGRLPLYEGKMIHQFTHRFAPPRYWIDEKEGRKALLGRNGVDNGQKLDYKDYRVVHRRIARNTDTRTLIATVLPPNHFCADTAQSVRNLLPYNVTLYLTAILNSFALDSEIRRKVTTHCDMHFMYSLHIPRLQEGDRWFDAIVERAAKLICTTPEFDDLWQEVFPHPLTPSPKGGEGEPDSSFAPLSRSGRGAGGEGGRGVTDETERAKLRAELDGIIAHLYGLTETEFEHILSTFPLVPDATKQAALKAYRDVERGLIS; from the coding sequence ATGCAACTGAATCGCCAACGTGCCCAAAAGTATCTCCAGAAGTTTGATTTGGCATCTCTGTTTATTGAAGAATTGGGCTGGGATACGGTCGATCGCATCGTGTTGCCCTTCGAGATTGATGGTCACTTTTTCGAGGTGGTATCCATTGCCCAAAAGCGTGGCTTCATTGTCTACCAGTGCCTCACCCCAGAGATTCCGGCTCGTCCGCTTCGGATGAAGCTCGATTGCCAACTGACCGACTACAGCAAATCCCACCTGTTGGTATTGGGCGATGAGGGGAAGACACAGCAGGAGTGGTTGTGGCTCAAACCAGAACTTGGCAAAAGCCCCAAGGTGCGATCGCACTCTTACAAGGTGGGTCAGAATTCAGAGCCGCTGTTGCAAAAGCTGGAAGCGTTGATTGTTGATATCCAAGAAGAAGCGAGTTTAACCCATGTGGATGTGGCGCAGAAGGTGAAGCAGGGGTTTGATGTTGAACGGGTTACGAAGCAGTTTTTCCAGGATTTTGAAGGGTTACATCAGCGGTTTTGTTTGGAAATTGAGGGGATTGATTCGGAGAGCGATCGCCGGTGGTATGCTTCGGTTTTGCTCAACCGGTTAATGTTTGTCTATTTCCTACAGCGTCGCTATTTCCTGGATAACGGGGATGCCTCGTATTTACAAAATAAACTCAAAGCCTGTCAACAGGAAGGTCGAAACTTTTATCAGTTTCTCCAGGATCTATTCTTTGTTGGTTTTGCTGAGCCGGAATACCTGCGTGATCCAGTAATTCAGCAGCGTATAGGCAAGATTTGTTATCTCAATGGCGGCTTATTCCTCCGCCACACGATCGAGCAAAAGTATCCGCAAATTCAGATTAGCGATCGCGCCTTTTCCCAAGTATTCGACCTATTTTCCCGTTATTCCTGGCATTTAGACGATCGCCCCGATAAAGACCCCTTGGAAATCAACCCCGATGTGTTGGGCTATATCTTCGAGAAGTATATCAACCAAAAAGAATTTGGTGCCTACTACACCCGCCCAGAAATTACAGAATACTTGTGCGATCGCACGATCAACAAACTGATTTTAGATCGCCTTACTCCCCTCTCCCCCCTTGGGAGAGGGGCTGGGGGTGAGGGTGTTTCCTCCGTGCTCTCCCCCCCGGAGAAAGGGGCTGGCAGAGAGGGACTGCTACCCCTGCTCGCAACCCTAGATATGAATCAGTGCGATCGCCTACTCAACGAGATTTTACCGAACCTAACCCTGCTCGACCCCGCCTGTGGTTCGGGAGCATTCTTGATCGCGGCAATGAAAACATTGATTCAAATTTATCAAAGGGTTGTTGACCGGGTCAAATCATTCCCAGAAAGCTCTGCGTCAGAAAACATCCAAAAATGGCTCAAAGAAGCCGCTAAACATTCCTCTCCGGAGTACTACATCAAAAAACGCATCATCACCGACAACCTGTATGGCGTAGACATCATGGAAGAAGCCACCGAAATTGCCAAATTGCGGCTATTTTTGGCATTGGTCTCCTCCGCCAAGCGGGTTGAAGATTTGGAACCTCTGCCCAATATTGATTTTAATATCATGGCGGGCAATTCGTTAATTGGCTTGATTCGAGTCGATGCCGAAGGATTCGATCGCCTGTCTACCCCCCCCTCGCAAAAAGGGAGAGGGGCTGGGAGTGAGGTCATATTTCAGGGCAATTTGCTCCAAACCCTCGCTGCTTCTGCTTATCAGCAAATCCTACAAGACAAAAACCGAACGATTGCCCTCTACAAAAAACACGCCTTCCAGAACAACAATGAGGAACTGCCTCAAGAAACGCGGTTATTGCAACTGCGAGACCACATTGATAAACTCAATCGGGAATCCCAAAGCAAGTTAAATCAGTTGCTGTTGGATGAATTTAGCACGAAGTTGGGAATTAGGTATGAGCAAGCTCAACTAACGGGAAAACCCCAAAAACGACCGCTGACCCTTGCCGATATTGATATTCTGGAACCCTTTCACTGGGGCTATCACTTCGATACTGTGTTTGCCCGGGGTGGCTTTGATGCCATTATTACCAATCCCCCGTGGGAAGTTTTCCAAACCGATGAGAAAGAATTTTTCCAAAAATATAACAGTTTAATCCGCAAGAAAAAACTTGATATCAAATCTTGGGAGAAACAGCGTGATCAACTTTTAAAAGATGAAGAAATAGCTAAGGCGTGGTTGAGCTACTGTAGCCAGTTTCCTCATGTTAGTCAGTATTTCAAGAAAGCAGACCAGTATACCAATCAGCGTTCAGAAGTAGATGGTAGGAGTGTCGCCAGGAAAATAAACTTATATTCCTTGTTTGTAGAACAGTGCTATAACCTTCTGAGAGAAGGCGGAGAATGTGGAATTGTTATTCCCAGCGGAATTTACACAGACTTAGGTACAAAACAACTGCGCGAAATGCTCTTTTCCCAGACCCAAATCACGGGTTTATTCTGCTTTGAAAATCGTAAGACTATTTTTGAAGGAGTCCATCGGAGTTTTAAGTTTGTCATCCTTTCTTTTGCAAAAGGCGGGCAAACCCAAGCTTTTCCGGTGCGCTTTATGCGTCATGAGGTGGCAGAACTTGGCGAGTTTCCAGCACCTGACGATATTTACTTAGATGTACCCTTCATCCGCAAGCTCTCGCCGGACTCGCTCTCCATCATGGAGTTTAAGGAATCCATTGATATTGCCATTGCCCAAAAGATGCTGCAATTTCCCTTGTTGGGTGAAGCAATTGAGGGAACATGGAATCTAAAACTACGCCAAGAGTTTAATATGACAAGTGACAGTTATCTATTCAAAACGGAGCCTGCCCCGGGGCGCTTGCCGCTCTACGAAGGCAAGATGATTCATCAGTTTACCCATCGGTTTGCCCCACCCCGCTACTGGATCGATGAAAAAGAAGGGCGCAAGGCGCTGTTAGGAAGGAATGGAGTGGATAATGGGCAAAAGCTTGATTATAAAGACTATCGTGTAGTTCATCGAAGGATTGCCCGAAATACTGATACTCGGACTTTAATCGCTACCGTTTTGCCTCCTAATCATTTTTGTGCAGACACAGCACAATCGGTTAGAAATTTATTACCTTATAATGTCACTCTTTATTTGACAGCAATTCTAAATTCGTTTGCGCTGGATTCGGAAATTCGTAGAAAGGTAACAACACACTGTGATATGCATTTTATGTATTCTCTGCATATCCCTCGACTTCAGGAGGGCGATCGGTGGTTTGATGCCATTGTGGAACGCGCTGCCAAACTCATCTGCACCACGCCAGAATTTGATGACTTGTGGCAAGAGGTTTTCCCTCATCCCCTAACCCCTTCTCCCAAGGGGGGAGAAGGGGAACCGGACAGCTCTTTTGCCCCCCTCTCCCGTTCTGGGAGAGGGGCCGGGGGTGAGGGCGGCAGGGGGGTGACCGATGAAACCGAGCGGGCAAAACTCCGTGCCGAACTGGATGGCATCATTGCCCACCTCTATGGCTTAACCGAAACCGAATTTGAGCATATTCTCAGCACCTTTCCCCTTGTTCCCGATGCCACCAAACAAGCGGCTCTTAAGGCCTATCGTGATGTCGAAAGGGGGCTAATCTCTTGA